One part of the Nostoc sp. PCC 7120 = FACHB-418 genome encodes these proteins:
- a CDS encoding iron-siderophore ABC transporter substrate-binding protein, producing the protein MFWKTCCNAMLLVGVAIAFLHKYIVLVVLTSILITACQGDIIDNPNLESNVPQSTDCRVVEHAVGKTKICGKPKKIAVLEPKMLSLMLALDVQPAAYADAYLVNAPQFDNPSQQIPYLGKYVTSQPINLGDRSSPSLEALTLLKPDLILGLNYQDNQLFSAIAPTVFIDNEQNWQESIKIVAKALDSQKNIPSIITSQQQQLAKVRAQLESLVSTHPRVLNIVCSQLMDYIEVTYNGNTIEILEKIGFQPVFLPDIERKPGLRPQITLETLAQLDADIVIVNTWVDNWNGKSTYTVPLKELKQKWAKNPLLHNSQAWKEGRVYFVDYTLWGNVIGAPIANALILEQLPSLLLSNTLKP; encoded by the coding sequence ATGTTCTGGAAAACTTGCTGCAATGCGATGCTTTTGGTGGGTGTTGCTATCGCTTTCCTGCATAAATATATTGTCTTGGTTGTACTCACGTCCATCTTGATCACAGCTTGTCAAGGTGATATTATCGACAACCCCAATTTAGAAAGTAATGTACCACAGTCTACTGATTGTCGAGTGGTTGAACACGCAGTAGGAAAAACCAAGATTTGCGGTAAACCTAAAAAAATCGCAGTTCTCGAACCTAAGATGCTGAGTCTGATGTTAGCCTTGGATGTACAACCTGCTGCTTACGCGGATGCTTATTTAGTGAATGCGCCTCAATTCGATAACCCTAGCCAACAAATTCCCTACCTGGGTAAGTATGTCACAAGTCAGCCGATTAATTTAGGCGATCGCTCTAGTCCTTCCCTAGAAGCTTTGACTCTACTCAAACCCGATTTGATTTTAGGCTTAAATTATCAGGACAATCAGTTATTTAGTGCGATCGCTCCAACCGTATTCATAGATAATGAGCAAAATTGGCAGGAAAGCATTAAAATTGTTGCCAAAGCCCTTGATAGCCAGAAAAATATACCATCAATTATTACCTCACAACAGCAACAGTTAGCTAAAGTCCGCGCTCAATTAGAATCTCTCGTCAGTACCCATCCGCGAGTCCTAAATATTGTTTGCAGTCAATTAATGGACTATATAGAGGTTACATACAACGGAAATACAATTGAAATTCTCGAAAAAATTGGATTTCAACCTGTATTTTTGCCAGATATAGAACGAAAACCAGGGTTACGTCCACAAATTACCCTGGAAACCCTCGCTCAACTCGATGCAGATATTGTAATTGTTAATACTTGGGTAGATAACTGGAATGGTAAATCTACTTATACCGTTCCCCTCAAAGAACTCAAGCAAAAATGGGCTAAAAATCCCCTCTTGCACAATTCACAAGCTTGGAAAGAAGGACGGGTTTATTTTGTGGACTACACCCTCTGGGGTAATGTAATTGGCGCACCTATTGCTAATGCTCTGATATTAGAACAACTACCATCACTTTTGCTATCCAACACCTTGAAACCATAG
- a CDS encoding SDR family oxidoreductase: MIVITAASGQLGRLVLQELLKSVPANKLVAAVRNPEKVSDFASLGVQVRQIDYTQPHTLDIAFAGAEKVLLISSSEIGSRVPQHKNVINACKQAGVKLLAYTSLLHADSSPLPLAAEHQQTETVLKESGVPYVILRNSWYNENYMTGIPVALEYGAVMGCAGEGKIASAARADYAAAAATVLLAHDQAGKVYELAGDVAYTLSEFATEISKLSGKQVIYQNLSEDEYIHVLKNAGLPESIAVMLAESETGAAKGGLFDASQTLSQLISRPTTSLSESIQTVLKL, from the coding sequence ATGATTGTCATCACTGCTGCATCGGGTCAGTTAGGCAGATTAGTATTGCAAGAACTATTAAAATCCGTTCCTGCCAATAAACTAGTAGCTGCGGTTCGGAATCCAGAAAAAGTATCAGATTTTGCCAGTTTAGGCGTGCAGGTACGGCAGATTGATTATACCCAACCCCACACATTAGATATTGCCTTCGCTGGTGCAGAAAAAGTATTGCTCATCTCCTCCAGTGAAATTGGCAGTCGCGTACCTCAGCATAAAAATGTCATCAACGCCTGTAAACAAGCTGGAGTCAAATTACTGGCTTATACGAGTCTCTTACACGCAGATAGCAGTCCCCTGCCTCTAGCAGCAGAACATCAACAAACTGAAACTGTCCTGAAAGAATCTGGTGTGCCTTATGTGATATTACGTAATAGTTGGTATAACGAAAATTATATGACTGGTATTCCCGTAGCTTTGGAATATGGTGCAGTCATGGGCTGTGCCGGAGAAGGCAAAATAGCCTCCGCCGCCCGTGCTGATTATGCCGCAGCCGCAGCCACCGTTTTATTAGCCCATGACCAAGCGGGTAAAGTCTATGAATTAGCTGGTGATGTAGCCTATACATTGAGCGAATTTGCCACCGAAATTAGTAAGCTGTCTGGAAAGCAGGTCATTTATCAGAATTTGTCTGAAGATGAGTATATTCATGTATTAAAAAATGCAGGCTTACCTGAGTCTATTGCTGTGATGTTAGCAGAATCTGAGACAGGAGCAGCAAAAGGAGGGTTGTTTGATGCCAGCCAAACCCTAAGTCAACTGATAAGCCGTCCTACCACATCTTTGAGTGAGTCTATTCAAACAGTTCTGAAGCTGTAG
- a CDS encoding winged helix-turn-helix transcriptional regulator → MSNNNNDSNTLTQRFEMGDLFAQPCPSRDILKHVCSRWGVLILIALRQGTHRFSELRRKIGGVSEKMLAQSLQSLTEDGFVLRVSHHVVPPFVEYSLTPMGEEVADRIAALADWIELNTPRVLDARKKVER, encoded by the coding sequence ATGAGTAATAACAATAATGATTCAAATACTCTGACACAACGCTTTGAAATGGGCGATCTTTTCGCCCAGCCATGTCCTTCACGAGACATCCTGAAACACGTTTGCAGTCGATGGGGCGTACTGATTCTGATTGCGCTGCGCCAAGGAACTCACAGATTTAGCGAGTTGAGACGAAAAATAGGGGGAGTTAGTGAGAAAATGCTGGCTCAGAGTCTACAATCACTGACGGAAGATGGTTTTGTTTTGCGTGTATCTCACCATGTAGTTCCACCTTTTGTTGAGTACAGCCTGACTCCGATGGGAGAAGAAGTCGCTGATCGCATCGCCGCTTTAGCAGACTGGATTGAACTCAATACGCCAAGGGTTTTGGATGCAAGGAAGAAGGTGGAGAGATAG